The following DNA comes from Pseudomonas triticicola.
TCCACCGTCACAGGTCATATAGGACAACTATAAGGAAAACAGCCATGAAAAATGCCGAGACCCCAGTGGTCAAAGTGGTGCTTTATGGTGCCATGGCCAGCCTGGGCGGTGCATTGATGGCTGAATTGCTGCGTCGCCAACATGAAGTCATCGCCATTCTCGACGATCTCACCGCACTCGCGCCGCGTCCGGGGTTGCGCACCAAGACCGGCGATCTGTTCGATGCCGAGCGGGTCAATCAGAGCGTCGCCGGCAGTTCAGCGGTGATCTGCCTGCTGGACGCTCCGGGGTTGCCGTTCAGCAGCGACCACGTTGAGCGCTCGGTGACGCTGGGGCCGGTGGAACAAGTGCTGGCAGTCGACGCGCTGGTCGAAGGTTTGCAACTGGCCAGCGTGCCGCGCCTGTTTCTGGTCTGCAACTTCGGTGTGCTCGACGAGCCTGACAATGACGAGCGTCTGCAACGTCACGCTGCCGAAGAAATCCTCGAGGCGGTACAAAGCAGCTCACTGCGCTGGACCTTGGTCAATGCGCCGCATGGCGTGGCCGGGTTGACCATCGAGCACTTCAGTCAGGTCGGCGGCAATCTCGAACCGGGACTGGCCGAACCGCTGGAGCGATTGAACCGCGTGGCGGTGGGCATCGCCGATGAGCTGCGGTTGAATCTGCATGTGGGGCAGCATGTGAATTTTGTGGCGGCTTCTGATTCGTAAAAGATCGTCCGAAGGCTCGGGCCGCGATCGACGACCTTTTGCTCTTCACACCGCAATCGAGGGCAGGGCCAGACCGTTAAGCGATTCGGCACTGCTCGCCTGTTCCGCCATTAACCAATCAACAAATTCCTGAATCAACGCACCCCGACGTTTGCGCTGCGGCAACACCACGTAATACCCCAGCCGCGACAGCGTGGTTTGCGCCAGCGGCCGGCACAGCAAACCCTGCACCAGCAAGTTATCCACAAGGTGCCGCCATCCGATCGCCACGCCTTGTCCGCCAATCGCCGCTTGAATCAGCAAGGTGTAATTATCAAAGCGCAATTGCCCCGGCGCTGGCGGTGTAGTCAGGCCCAACTGACGAAACAAGCCACTCCAGTCGAACCAGTTGCTGCTGTTTTCCCCACGCAGATGCAACAGCGGAAATTCCAGCAGTGCCTGCGCGGGCAACGGCAATGAACGCTCCTTGAGCAGCAGCGGACTGCACACTGGGAACACCTCTTCGCTGAACAGCCAGTGGCTCTCGCCCTGCTTGAATCGACCATCGCCAAACAGGATCGCCACGTCGATGTCGGTGCGCAGCATGTTGTGGTTGCGCTCGCTGGTGACCAGGCTGACATCGATATGCGGATTGGCCTCATGGAAGCGATGCAGGCGCGGCATCAGCCAATAAGCGGCGAAAGCGAAATCCGTGGCCACTTGCAGCACTTCATGTTGCTGCTGAGTGCTGATTGCGCTCAATCCTGCGTCGATATTCTGCAAACCGAGGGTAACTTGCTCGAACAGCAGGGCGCCAACCTCTGTCAACTCGATACCCCGGTAAATCCGATCGAACAGCCGCGTACCGAGCTGCTCTTCCAGACGTTTCATTTGCTGGCTGATCGCCGGCTGCGTGGTGCCAAGCTCCACCGCAGCAGCGGTAAAACTGCGATGGCGGGCCGCCGCTTCAAAAGCGCGCAGCAGATCGAGGGAGAGGTCACCGAGGGCGTCATACATAAGGTGTACTTATCCTAGTCATTGTCCGGCGCGGGCTTTACCGGAACAGGCATGGAATCCATGCTCAATCGCAGCACTCTCGCATAAATATTCAACATGGAATGCCGCGATCACATGAAGCGCAAGAACATTCTTTTCATCATGGCCGATCAAATGGCCGCGCCAATGTTGCCGTTCTACGGCCCATCGCCGATCAAACTGCCGAATCTGTCCCTCCTCGCCGCCCAGGGCGTGGTGTTCGATGCTGCTTACTGCAACAGCCCGCTGTGCGCGCCGTCGCGCTTCACCCTGGTCAGTGGCCAGTTGCCGAGCAAGATCGGCGCCTACGACAACGCCGCTGATTTCCCCGCCGACATTCCGACTTACGCGCATTACCTACGGCGTCTCGGCTACCGCACCGCGCTGTCGGGCAAGATGCATTTCTGCGGGCCGGACCAGTTGCACGGTTATGAAGAACGCCTGACCAGCGACATCTACCCGGCCGATTACGGTTGGGCGGTGAACTGGGACGAGCCGGACGTACGGCCGAGCTGGTATCACAATATGTCTTCGGTGCTGCAAGCCGGGCCGTGCGTACGCACCAATCAGCTGGATTTCGACGAAGAGGTGGTGTTCAAGGCGCAGCAATATCTGTTCGATCACATCCGCGAGGACGGCGACCAGCCATTCTGCCTGACTGTGTCGATGACCCACCCGCACGATCCGTACACGATTCCCAAGGCTTTCTGGGATCTGTATGACGATGCTGATATTCCCATGCCTACAGCCTTGAACCAGGACGAACTCGATCCGCACTCGCAACGTCTGCTCAAGGTTTACGACCTGTGGGACAAGCCGCTGCCTGTGGATAAAATCCGCGATGCCCGTCGCGCCTATTTCGGCGCTTGCAGCTATATCGACGCCAATGTCGGCAAACTGCTGCAAACCCTTGAAGAAACCGGGCTGATCGACAACACCGTCATCGTCTTCTCCGGTGACCATGGCGACATGCTCGGCGAGAAGGGCCTCTGGTACAAAATGCACTGGTTCGAGATGGCCGCGCGAGTGCCGCTGCTGATCAGCGCACCGGGACAATTCGAGGCGGGCCGGGTCAGCGCCGCAGTTTCCACCGCAGACTTGCTGCCGACGTTCGTGGATCTGGCCGGTGGCACGCTTGAGCCGGGCTTGCCACTGGACGGCCGTTCCTTGCTGCCGCACCTGCAAGGGCAGGGCGGGCATGACGAGGTGTTCGGCGAATACATGGCCGAAGGCACTGTCAGCCCGCTGATGATGATTCGCCGCGGCGCCTACAAATTTATCTACAGCGAAAGCGACCCGTGCCTACTCTTCGATGTGGATAACGATCCGCGCGAAGAAGAGGAACTGAGCCAATCGCCGCAACATCGTCAGCTGTTCGACGATTTTCTCGCTGAAGCGCGGGCCAAGTGGGACATTCCGGCGATCCACCGGGACGTACTGGCCAGCCAGCGCCGACGCCGTTTCGTCGCCGATGCGTTAACCATCGGCAAGCTGAAGAGCTGGGACCACCAGCCGCTGGTCGATGCCAGTCAGCAGTACATGCGCAACCACATCGACCTTGATGATCTGGAGCGCAAGGCCCGTTATCCACAACCCTGCCAAAACCAATAACGTTAAGGGGAAGTCCATGCGCAAGTTATCCACAGCTGTCACCGTTGGCCTGATCGCATTGAGCAGCACCTCGGCCTTCGCCGAGCAAAGTTGCGAAACCGTGAAGATGGCCGATCCGGGCTGGAGCGACATCGCCGCAACCAATGCCATCACCGGATTTCTGCTGGACGGCATGGGCTACAAGGCCAAGGTCGACACCCTCGCGGTGCCGATCACCTTCGGCGGCTTGAAGGATGGCCAGGTGGACGTGTTCCTCGGCAACTGGATGCCGGCGCAGCAGGGCTTCTATGACAAGTTCGTCGCCACCGGTGATGTGACGCAATTGGCCAAAAACCTCGAAGGCACCGAATTCACCCTCGCCGTCCCCGACTATGTCTGGGAGGCGGGTGTGCATGATTTTGCCGACCTGAACAAATTCGCCGACAAGTTCGACAAGAAGATCTACGGCATCGGATCAGGCGCGCCAGCGAACATTTCGTTGCAGGAGATCATCAAGAAGAATGACTTCAACATGGGCCAGTGGAAGCTGATCGAGTCCAGCGAACAGGCGATGCTCGCCGAAGTGTCGCGGGCGGTGAAGAAACAGAAATTCGTCACCTTCCTCGGCTGGACGCCACACCCGATGAACGTGCAGCTGAAAATGCGCTATCTGAAGGGCGGCGAAAAATACTTCGGCGACACTGGCAACGTCTTCACCCTGACCCGTAAGGGCTACGCCGAGGCCTGCCCGAATGTAGGCAAGTTGCTGACCAATCTTGCGTTTACCCAGGACATGGAGAACAGCATCATGGCCGAGGTGGTGAACAAGAAGATCAGCAATGCCGAAGCGGCGAAGGCGTGGATCAAGGCGAATCCGGCGGTGCTGGACAAGTGGCTGGATGGGGTGAAGACCGTGGATGGCAAGGATGCGTTGGTGGCGGTGAAAGCCAAACTTTGATCTCAGGGTTGCTGGAATAGCGTTCGGCTGGAGATTTTTGCCCCCTCACCCCAGCCCTCTCCCCCAAGGGGGCGAGGGGGAAAGGGAGCCGATCGCTGTTGGATCAAGACTTGCGTTCAACGCCGAAATCGCAGGTCGGTGAATCTTCAACAAACAGCTCGGTCAGTCCCCTCTCCCTCAGGGAGAGGGCCAGGCGGGCGGCGTTCCGATGAGGGCCCTTTCTCTGACACCCTGATAACCTTGAACAAAACCCCAACCGCGAGGACCCATGGCCTTACCCAGCCGCCATTCACTGTTTCCTTTCCTGAACTGGTTGCCACGGCAAACCCGTGCCAGCGTCGGGCGGGACCTGATCGTCGGCCTCAGCGGTGCAATTCTCGCCTTGCCCCAGTCGATTGCCTACGCACTGATTGCCGGGCTGCCACCGGAATACGGACTCTATGCGGCGATCATCCCGGTATTGATCGCGTGCCTGTGGGGTTCGTCATGGCATCTGATCTGCGGCCCGACGGCGGCGATTTCCATCGTGCTGTACGCCAGCGTCAGCCCGCTCGCGGTGCCGGCTTCCGAGGATTACATCACTCTGATCCTGCTGCTGACGTTTCTCGCCGGGATTTTCCAGTGGTTGCTCGGTTTGCTGCGCTTCGGCGCACTGGTGAATTTCGTTTCGCATTCGGTAGTGCTCGGCTTCACCCTCGGTGCCGCCGTGGTGATCGCCATCGGGCAATTGCCCAATCTGCTCGGGCTGGAGTTGCCGGCCAACACCACGGCGCTCGCCAGCCTGATGGACCTGCTGCGACATCTGGTGGCTGTGGATAAGCCTTCGCTGATGCTCGGCGTCGCCACAGTGATCGTCGGCGTGGCCCTGAAAAAACTTCTGCCGCGCTGGCCGACGCTGTTGATCACGCTGGTGCTGGCCAGCCTGCTGGTGTGGATCTGGCCGGCGATGTTCGGCCATGTGCATCTGGTCAGCGCTTTCGTCGGGCGCTTGCCGCCGCTAAGCGCCTTGCCGCTGGATCTGGAGTTGATCC
Coding sequences within:
- a CDS encoding NAD(P)-dependent oxidoreductase, which gives rise to MKNAETPVVKVVLYGAMASLGGALMAELLRRQHEVIAILDDLTALAPRPGLRTKTGDLFDAERVNQSVAGSSAVICLLDAPGLPFSSDHVERSVTLGPVEQVLAVDALVEGLQLASVPRLFLVCNFGVLDEPDNDERLQRHAAEEILEAVQSSSLRWTLVNAPHGVAGLTIEHFSQVGGNLEPGLAEPLERLNRVAVGIADELRLNLHVGQHVNFVAASDS
- a CDS encoding choline sulfate utilization transcriptional regulator; the encoded protein is MYDALGDLSLDLLRAFEAAARHRSFTAAAVELGTTQPAISQQMKRLEEQLGTRLFDRIYRGIELTEVGALLFEQVTLGLQNIDAGLSAISTQQQHEVLQVATDFAFAAYWLMPRLHRFHEANPHIDVSLVTSERNHNMLRTDIDVAILFGDGRFKQGESHWLFSEEVFPVCSPLLLKERSLPLPAQALLEFPLLHLRGENSSNWFDWSGLFRQLGLTTPPAPGQLRFDNYTLLIQAAIGGQGVAIGWRHLVDNLLVQGLLCRPLAQTTLSRLGYYVVLPQRKRRGALIQEFVDWLMAEQASSAESLNGLALPSIAV
- the betC gene encoding choline-sulfatase, translating into MKRKNILFIMADQMAAPMLPFYGPSPIKLPNLSLLAAQGVVFDAAYCNSPLCAPSRFTLVSGQLPSKIGAYDNAADFPADIPTYAHYLRRLGYRTALSGKMHFCGPDQLHGYEERLTSDIYPADYGWAVNWDEPDVRPSWYHNMSSVLQAGPCVRTNQLDFDEEVVFKAQQYLFDHIREDGDQPFCLTVSMTHPHDPYTIPKAFWDLYDDADIPMPTALNQDELDPHSQRLLKVYDLWDKPLPVDKIRDARRAYFGACSYIDANVGKLLQTLEETGLIDNTVIVFSGDHGDMLGEKGLWYKMHWFEMAARVPLLISAPGQFEAGRVSAAVSTADLLPTFVDLAGGTLEPGLPLDGRSLLPHLQGQGGHDEVFGEYMAEGTVSPLMMIRRGAYKFIYSESDPCLLFDVDNDPREEEELSQSPQHRQLFDDFLAEARAKWDIPAIHRDVLASQRRRRFVADALTIGKLKSWDHQPLVDASQQYMRNHIDLDDLERKARYPQPCQNQ
- the choX gene encoding choline ABC transporter substrate-binding protein, which codes for MRKLSTAVTVGLIALSSTSAFAEQSCETVKMADPGWSDIAATNAITGFLLDGMGYKAKVDTLAVPITFGGLKDGQVDVFLGNWMPAQQGFYDKFVATGDVTQLAKNLEGTEFTLAVPDYVWEAGVHDFADLNKFADKFDKKIYGIGSGAPANISLQEIIKKNDFNMGQWKLIESSEQAMLAEVSRAVKKQKFVTFLGWTPHPMNVQLKMRYLKGGEKYFGDTGNVFTLTRKGYAEACPNVGKLLTNLAFTQDMENSIMAEVVNKKISNAEAAKAWIKANPAVLDKWLDGVKTVDGKDALVAVKAKL